TTCAGGCTAGAGATAATGGAAACTTGCTAAACTACGCTTAGATAAGGTTACCGACTAGTCAACGGGAATAGCgcgaatagttccattaaaacgcgtgttttaatgtttcgtcgtgtcggtgccggtacgtgtcgttgccggaacgtgtacggtccgtgtcgtaaagtctgaatcgacctttatgAACCGACCTTtacactatatatatatatatatatatatatatagtctATACCGTAGGCTCATCGAGAATTCCTTAATTACAGGTGTTACAGTTGCCCGAGCGACACCTGTCGTTCGGTCGTATGTAAAGCGACAGTCGGTCCTTGATAGAGAGCCGCGCGGATCAGACAATAATTACTCACCTGTACATTCATCTATTACcaataacattaaataatacaacacAAGGAACGAACACGGTCCTGAAGTATTTGAGTATCCGTCAAAGCGTAGGCGGAGCGAGAGCTAGTATATTTTGGAAACCAAGGTGACGCTTGGCCTGGGAACGCTGGGACGAATCGGCTATGGGCGAGACGCCAGAAACTGCATTTTCCGTGGTAAATAGGGTAGCGGCGATCGCCATTGATAAACAGATACGATTCGGTCGGCTTTCAAGGTTTTGCGATTCATAAGATTGTCGCCAGAGAATGAGCTTCGTGTTTTGGAATGTTACGCCGCCGAACGAACGAGTCGCTGTGTCGAAACTCTTTATCCGCGCGTAACCAAAGAACCCAGCAAATTAAGATGTACTTTCGCGGATGTTTAtgctatatacatatatatcaaatgaaaatgcGGTGAAATGTACAAGAATGTGCACGAGTgcaaaaatagataaaatatcAACAGCGACACACAGGTTATACCGTTcggaaagtttcatttaaattacagttctttttctatatctgtgaacatacagtcagtcccataaatattcgtaccttctatgcctgtcgaaaaaatttgtttaagttGAACGATAAGTaataatgtatatgtaaatgtatgcATGTACAAACTtattcatacatatatttataatgagaaATTCATTTGGCGATATCAAAGCTATTATTTGATTTAGCGAAACTTGTTCGAtagacgaatatttatgggatcgaGTGTACGAACTTGTATAAACATCCGGAGTCCAGAGACGACGAATTTGGCAAACAGAGCTGCCCGTTGCGCTCGGGAACGTTACGAGAATATCGGTCCTCGCGTTTAGAGCACTCTGCACGACAAAAGCTCTAAAGACAGTCGTAAACGAAAGCCGTGGGTTTGCGTGGCGAACAGGGAAGCTTTATTAGTCTTTCCACCGCGGAGTGTGATTTTACCGAGAGCAGGGTACGATGGCGTAATGCTTGCTTTCGGGTTAAGCACTTAAACTTGCATTCCCCGCGGTCTTCGACTTGCGACGGTCTTCAACTTTCCGAAATAACATTGACATCCGCCGATCCGTTCGCTTCCACCTCCGTGCGGTGGCGTGACTCGAAAACAAGGGGAAACCTCTAATGGCGTTGCAATTCTGACGAAATCCATCTGGGTCCTTAAACGAGTCGGCTTCTCTTTTCGATTCAACGAATTAAACGCGCGTCAAGTCAAAGTGTGCGGTCGCGTTTACGACACCGCGCGGATTTCGCGAATCAAACCATCGGAAAAACATCGTTCGAAATGGTTGGTATTTACTAAATTGCTGTAAAACGAAATGTAACCAGCGGCATTTAATCGCTGCTCGATGGTCGATTTACAGCGAAGCTGAATTCCGACATTTAATCCTTCGGTGGAAACATATTCGTagcgtggaaaaataaaaataaatgttcgcaAGGCGTGGAcgcgcgatcgatcgaattttaatgtatgaaaattacgGTCCGTGCAGCGACCCACGTCGCGATACTTGTAAATCCTGTTATCGAACAACGACTCGCGACTGAGACAGTTCTTTCCCAACTGTACTAGTCGAAACAGAATCTCAAATACGGGAAGTATCGATAACGATATATTctctgtaataaaattcttaaattatcatttgattatgatttttaataaaagaaagtagtgtaattattacaagtacggttgcaattagtttttccagtattattttattcgatacagtCGTTGTGCAATCCAGTACGCGGCACTTCGAGATGAAAACGGGACTGACAAACTAGCTACTAATGGTTGCTGCATAACAGGGGCATCTCTGCGCCTACGAGATGGCAACCGAACCGACAAGCCAGCTAGCGGCGGTTGCCGCGTAACAGGGGCAACTCTACCAACCGGGCAAGTTTGTCGAAGTGGAGATATGTTACTCTAcacttattaatttactttctatTCACTTTTGCTTTCGATCTTTATTGTACGAATTGTTTTACAGTCAAATGTATCATACAATTTgaagatattaaaatgtaaatttaaaaatgtcaaagtcACGAGACAATCTGAATTGTTATTACTCTAcacttattaatttactttctatTCACTTTTGCTTTCGATCTTTATTGTACGAATTGTTTCACAGTCAAATGTATCATACAATTTgaagatattaaaatgtaaatttaaaaatgtcgaagTCACGAGACAATCTGAATTGTTATCATTGTTTAGCAAACCACCTTGAACAGAATTGTTTCGTAAACTACTACGCTGCTCTCGAAATCTGCAGTTAGGTAAACAACGGTTGGGATTTTTCAAAGATGGTAGACTAGATGTCCTCGTTTCGAGGCTCGACGGCGAGGTAAGATCTCTCGGAGCAGGGGAGGCTCCTATCGGTGGCTTTCGATGCGATTATCGTTAACGGCGCAACTCTAATTAGCTCGGCCACGGTGACACGCCACGAAGCTGAGTTTGGTGCAACGTTCCATTCTGCGCATTCCCGGCATGCCGAATTCCAAGCCAATCCCCATTCCCCGACGCGTCGGGACGGCCTGCGTCCTGGCTAATACAGACACCGACCAGCGTGAAATCGCGGTTGAACGTTGAGCTCGTCGCGCGCGGGCCCGTCGAGCGGTTAGGGTATCCGAAATTTCGTCAGGTGCGCGCAATGACGTTAACCGCATGCAGTCGTTGCACGGATCGATCACGCAGCCCGCAGTGCGAAAACCCGACGCTGCCATGCCGGCTCGGAacttttcgtttgttttaaaaagcgAACAAATGCTCCGCCACGGTATACGAATTACCGGGTCCCTATCTTTTCGTGCGAGGAAACAATCTCGCGAGGAAACAATCTCGCGAGGAAACAATCTCGCGAGGACCATGATTTACCAACGATTATATCAGGTCATCCCATGAGTTCGTGCCGAGGACCGTGTCGATATATTCAGCTGTTATATTTGAAGATAgaataattccatttttccaTGTACCGAgatatttaacactttatctaccgggttatttagaaacagactttaattgaaaaaagaattttctacagtatcaTAGGCCAATCTAGGCCGACAATANNNNNNNNNNATAGGCCAATCTAGGccgacaataattcctccatactgttactggtTACAtcgaaagccaagtctgtttccataCACTGAaaattgtaagtagacaaccctCAACGcggtaaataaaatcgaatagctaaatactgcaattaaaaagcctaaagataggctcccggtaaataaagtgttaagggCTCGcacttgaattaatttaaaaatattgaccAACGCTACGTCAACTCGAGTCATGTTTTTACCGCTCTAcaccttttaaattttattatgaaatagtaACGATTAAAACGATTTCGAAGCTACAAATGGACTTGTaccactttaaaaaataacatattatacaaaatgagtggcacgaacttttaggacgacctaacGCATCTATGAAAATGATCGATTTCCCTCTGCTCTGTAGAGGGTTAGAGATATGCGTGATTGAACAATGCgattaaataacgaaataagtAAAAGGGACTAAAGTGGAAATGCCGAGGCAGAAAACGCGCTCGTTGTCGAGCGTTCATTCGTAAACCGGGTTCCCGTGACGCGTTACCTACTTTCTTTCGCGAATCTTCTCCTTTGCCGCAGTCTTTCTTTGAACGTAACCAGTCCACGTTTTCGGCAACAGAAACCGTGTTCGACGTCCGACTACGAAtgaaaatcgattcgaaatcGAGTCGAGCGAATGGCGAAGCCGTTGAATAAGTTCAGCTGAGAAAAAATTGAACTCGAAGAAAGACACTCGACTCGAAAGAAATAGGAAAAACGAACGTACCGAGCTTTCGCGTAACCGATTTCTTTCGTGTCTGCCGACGATACCAGCGTTTCTTTGGCCATTCTTTTCGACGCAACGATCGTGAACAGCCCGGAAGCACGAGAAGAAACTATCGTTTAATCGAACGAAGAGGAAGCGAGGAGAGTCGAAGGGGAAAGTACCGATGTTTTCTCGACGCGGAGAAACTGGTCCATCGTCGGGAGGAGGATTCgagtatttttaaacgttttacgGACGATCGAGGGTagctaaaaatattaaaaacatcgCTTGTCATCGCGAAACCGCTCGAGGTGTCAACGGAATATTTTCCGCCGGTCTAAATCGAGTCCCGCGGTGTTCTTGCACGGCCGCCTGCTTCAATTTCGATCCCGAACCACCCCCAGACCTCTGTTCACGGTCGCGCGGGTAACAACTGCGAGAGGAGAAATCCATCGATTCGGTTGCATACGTGGCTGACGTTAGCTACGAACGGGGTGTTCGACCACTCGAAAGGGAAGAGGAAAAAACACCGTGGCGATTGTTTAGCCGCGAGAAGCGATGCGACGGCGATGGAaagcgaggcgaggcgaggcgaggcgaggcgaggcgaacCGGCGAGGCGGTTGGAGGAGGGCAGAAAGAGGGGCAGAGGGATATGTCGCAATGCGTCTTGACGTCACCGGTGGGACGTCGTTGGTGGGATTCGCTCGGCGTCGGATCCAGCAGCGTAGGGGCGGTGCAGGACGAAAGAGGGTGGAACGGACGCACGTGCACCCGGTGCATCCGACGCTGCTGGCAGCCGCCATCTGTCGAGAACACGCGGAAAGCGCAGCCCGAGAGTTCGTTCGCTGATAAGACCAATTTTCCTTATCGATCCGACTCGAACCCCGCGTACGCGTTTCCTTTCTTCCGTCGCGGGAGAACGGTCGGCCGAGCGCGATCGCGGATCCCGCATCTTTTCCTTTCTGCCCTTCTCACGGTAACGGAAAGCGACCCAGCGAAATTTACGGAAACGGTCGTTCGCGTTACGCATTCTTGTTTACCGATGCGTCCGCGATATACCGTCCAGCCGCGCACGCGCAGCAACTCGTCCGACGACCCGTTCGTCGCGGCAAAGCGATACGAACGAACGAGCCGTGCGACGATAAcggataaatataaatttcacacGGGGCTAGGCGCGGACGTCGAAGCCTTCGAGCGCCGAACCATTCCGAATTACGAGCTATATTTAACCACCCTTTGACACACAAGACCGAGAGAGACGAGTCGCGTGTTTAGCGTTAATTCCTCGGCTTTGGGATCTTCCGGATGAATATTCCAAAGCTACGGGGCCGCCGCTCGACTCTTCGATCGCGCGAGAAGACACAGATTGCGATCTCGAGGCGCGTCTCGAGTATCGACAAACTCCGACGGCATCGCGAACTTCGCGACCGATAAAGGAAATTTCTTCGGAATATGATGTTCGGTATTCCCGgttgtaattttgtatattacgAGGCAGATTCGAATCTGTGCGAAAAATAGCACAGGGGATTGATTGTAGCCTctcgattttatgaaaattgttacGTTTGCGTGACGAGTTCTTGCTTGTTGATACTTTCAAGCAATAAGTAACGGAGAGAATAAATACgattattgaaaatgtaaaggCTAAATAGATATATTCACATTTATAGCCTATATatcaataatgaaaacaaacctgggcaggattcgtgaatttcgacggagttaaaaattaaaatactacgGCAGATGTTAAATTAACCCTTCCAGCGATGCCTCTAaagcgacatatgtaatttattagtgattttttttgaacgtacaattcgTGATGGCAATTTTAGACAAAACTTGCAAATCGCGACACCAGCTCGCGATGGCAATTTTAAGccaaatttaaaaagtcacgagtctgactcgcgaCGAAAATTTCAAGCTTGAGCCAAATTCGAAAATctcgagtctgactcgtgatgCAAATTTCAGGCCAAACTTGCGAATCACGACACTAGCTCGCGATGGCAATTTTAAGccaaatttaaaaagtcaCGAGTCTGATTCGCGACGAAAATTTCAAGCTTGAGCCAAATTCGAAAATctcgagtctgactcgtgatgCAAATTTCAGGCCAAACTTGCGAATCACGACACTAGCTCGCGATGGCAATTTTAAGccaaatttaaaaagtcaCGAGTCTGNNNNNNNNNNNNNNNNNNNNNNNNNNNNNNNNNNNNNNNNNNNNNNNNNNNNNNNNNNNNNNNNNNNNNNNNNNNNNNNNNNNNNNNNNNNNNNNNNNNNNNNNNNNNNNNNNNNNNNNNNNNNNNNNNNNNNNNNNNNNNNNNNNNNNNNNNNNNNNNNNNNNNNNNNNNNNNNNNNNNNNNNNNNNNNNNNNNNNNNNNNNNNNNNNNNNNNNNNNNNNNNNNNNNNNNNNNNNNNNNNNNNNNNNNNNNNNNNNNNNNNNNNNNNNNNNNNNNNNNNNNNNNNNNNNNNNNNNNNNNNNNNNNNNNNNNNNNNNNNNNNNNNNNNNNNNNNNNNNNNNNNNNNNNNNNNNNNNNNNNNNNNNNNNNNNNNNNNNNNNNNNNNNNNNNNNNNNNNNNNAAATTTCAAGCTTGAGCCAAATTCGAAAATctcgagtctgactcgtgatgCAAATTTCAGGCCAAACTTGCGAATCGCGAGTCtgcttttcaatttcacttatATCGGAAtacagttaattattaattgaaatgataACGCATCGAGCCGCGAATGCtcgtaaatgtttcttttcgaagaagtttttggttttacggaagttcgttataaaaatggacCAGATTTGATTCGATAGagaaatgcctcgagcgcaaagagTTGATCTTCGATAGTCGCGAGGCAAAGTTCTAaactttatagaaattttcgcGAGATTTAGATCGGCAATGTTAACGAATTTTCGTAGAgctcgattttattttatccagGATCGAGCGAATTACGAAGCGGAGAGTCAACGCGAAGTTTCTCGCGCAGCTTGCCCGAGTAATACGGAGAATAACAAGCTGATGTGTACCCCGAAAACGAACAGTTATTACATTTGCATCCTTCTGTGACCGAAACGCCCGACGTGGAAACACGGCCGGCGGCCTCGCGCACGCTGTCCCATTAAAATCGACCCTCCTCGGGGCTTCAACTCCGGCCTCCGTTTTCAAGCGGAACACGTTGCGCCAGCGTAAACGTGCTCTAACGCTCCCGCTAATCTCGTCTCGGGCTTAATATCGGCCTGAACGGGAGACGAGCGTGCACGCCGAAAAACCAATCCGAATGAATTATTGTCATCCTATATGAAAGCCTGGAGAGTCCTCGGTATCCTGGAATTACGTCTCTCGAACGATAATGccggctctctctctctctctctctctctctctctctctctctctctctctcNNNNNNNNNNctctctctctctctctctctctctctctctctctctctctctctctcactctctcgcTGTGGCGTCGGGAGGAGATCGATGATCTCACCGCGTTTCTCGTCGGGAGGAAACTTCCGGCGAAGGGAATTTAAGCCGGCGAGGTCGTTCATCGCGACCTTAAAAGACGGCGCTATTTCTGTCCCGTCCTTTCTGCGCGGCATGAACGTCCGAGATGAGAAGTTTACGAACTTTGCGCGGCGACCTTCTTTCGTCCGCGAATCGGGGTTAGTCTTCGGCTGCGGGAAACTTCCGGACCGCTCGATCGAACGCGTCAACGAGAATCCACCTGACCAACCGCCGAGCGACAAACGCGCTCCGTTTCGAGGTACGCGAGAACCGAACGCGATTTCCCCGACTTTCTTTCGATGCGAAAAAGCTCGGGGAACCGAAGCGTCGTTCGTTCGGATTCCGTCACGGGGATCTCGCTAATTAATCGGGTACTTGGCCGGAAGGCTCGCGCGTAATCCTCGAAGCGACAGAGGAAGATTTGAAGACGAAGCGAAGAAGAAGTTCTCTTCGGCCTCTGAAATTCGAAGCCACCGAATgacaccgctagatggcgagcGCTTACCgcgtgtttattttttatagtgATCGAGAGCTACTTTTATAACTATCGCCCCATATATTGCACTTTTCGTGTACATTTTCTTACATGACCTCTTTTTTCGTCCttattattttagttaattttttcatttcttaatctCTTTCGTTTCTAATCGAGCCACGGGCTATCGGTAATTTATATTAGCCatactttgaaaaaaactGGACCGGATGACCGGGATTCGAGAACCCGGGATCTCTGCGTGGTAGTCGGCCACGCTACGCACTGCTCTACCTTCTTTGTCGCAAGTCAATCCGAACGAATAAGGGAACGAATGAACGAATAAGGGATGAATAAATCGTTTCGCGTAAAACGTAACGACGGGTAACATTCGAAGAATCTTGACGTAAATTTTACCCGCCGAGACGATCAAGAAACACACGGAAAGGAGAAAACAACCCGTTTCCGGCGCGGATTGTCTATGTTCCTTTTAAAGGCCTTTACTTCTTTGTCCGCCGGTAATTGGACTCTCCCCAGCATGTCAATTGCCACTCGCGTTCCGGTctaattttaagaaagaaaagcaCGCGTGTTCCGCTGCCAATTAAAGGGAGCGAAACGATGGCTACGCGAAACGTACCCGGGTCTCCCGCGACCCTTATCGAAACCGAACGACCCGTGGCAATCGAAAATGGCGAGCTTTCTTTTCGCCGAAACAACGACTACGAGTGATTTCGGTCGCGAAAATGACGGACGAGCTTGCGACACTTCGAAAGGACGTACGAGCGATACGAGCTACTTCGACCTGTAAGGAATCGGGTTAGGcttcaaaaaaataatcgtactTCAAAAAAATCATCTTACGTATCGTCGACGTACGAACGGGTCTCTAGGTCGCGCAGCAATTCGCTCTGTTAAAATGTTCGCTAGTGTTAAAATAAGCGCGTCGCTGTAACTTCGTTTCGACGACTCGTTTTAATGAGATTCCTCGTAGCTTCGAAAGTGCTTCTAAAAATAACGTCGTACAATGTTAAAGTTtgcgtaattaattttaatttgctcGTTATAACTATCAGTTTAATATCAGCGATCAAAGGAACGTTAGACGCTCCGGTTTAGATTCCAACCCCTGTTTGTCGTTCGTCTACGagaaattccatttttcttccgTATGGactacagaaaaataaattacgaaaggAAGAATCGAATTAGCATGAAAACGTGCGCGGGGTCGTTCGAACGTCGCGTTGCCCTAGGCCGTTGAACCCTCGAAGTCGATTACACGGTCGCACGAACGAACATACGTACACGGTTGCGTTTGAAAACGCGACAGGTCGTCTCGCGCTGGTTTGTACAAATATGTCCGAAAAATGTCGCACTCGAAAGACTCGAGGACGCGGTTCGAGGGAAGTACGGGGCGCGATAAACGGGGAAACGGTAGGAAGAGGGACAAGAGGTAAATGTCAAGGATGACGAACCTCCCTCGCGCTGATAATACAGAATAGCGAACGACGATTAGTTCACCGAACGCAATGCGACGCACCGCATCGTCAGCCAGGAATTCCATTTCCATTTGTTTCTGATCGAAGCTAGTAGATGGCTCCACCGAGGCCGGCCACGCCGACTCGATACACGTGTGTTCTACGATCCTGTGCTGTGCACCGGGCCGACTCGTTCTACTGCGTCGGCCTTGCGCAACGCTTTTCTACTTGACGTTCGTTCGCTATGCTTGCTCCGTTCCATAGTACACGGTCCCATAAacattcgtactctctatgtctatcgaacaaattttgttaacattaCATggtagatttgatgtttccaagtgtacgTTTGTATGGAATATGTTGATTTACAGGATTGgctggataaatgcaagatgactGGGGGTGTAGCGAGAGCGAATTGCTGGTAAGCGAACGAACTTGATGGTAAGCGAACGAACTTGATGGTAAGCGAACGAACAGTGCAGTACGATCctaaccgattgatacgcttctgtcgactgctttttttctcggacctcttcctctttcactctctgtccttttcaAGCTTATTCGCataaatattaggtggaccggaaagtaacgtcgtttctgcgaatcacactacttgtttatcattcatcagtTCACTTACTTTTATCGATCTGACATTGAAAGTTTGCAAAAGGCTGTTGGTAACGAGGGTGATTACATAATCGATTGAAAATCGAAACtaattaagaatttgtttgaatttaatgtacaagaaatgacattattttgttacggtccacctaatatttataacgaagtTATCAAAgataattcgattaaattaaacgatagccAAAAATGTATTCGGTCAACTTATACGATTATACAACTTATacaacatacatacataaaagaagttttcgaaagaaaatcgaagCTCAAATCTCCGAGCTTGATAATTCTAGGGAAACATTTAAGTCGTTGCGACGACTACGACAAAAAGATAATACGGATAAACGATTAACGTCGACGATTCGATGCCACGGATCCACGTAAGAAAACACAAGCGCATCGGGAAGCGAAAAATCGAAGAAGGATTCCGTCGTCCCAAACTAGGACAATTTCGCAGAGAAATCGGGAAACACCCTGTCCGAGGTCTGCATCGTGCGCGCGCTCTCGTTTCCCTACACTTGAACTCTGCCGTCCAGAGCGCACGTTCCATCGATTCATCGCGAAAATCATGAATGAACGTAATCCCGTCGATGCGGTGCATTCAGTTCGGTTTCTCGCCCGGCAACAGTACCGGGGAATTATCGCGAGACCGACAGCGTGTTtcggaaaaattgtttctcgagAATGCTTTCGCGAATTTCATCGGAAATTGCGGTCGACGATGTTCCCGATAACGCGATAGAAAAATTACTGGACAATTCGTAATTGGAGCACGGTCCTACGAGTACGTTCGCGATACATTTCCAACGGAAAATTCGTTCGTCAACCGTTGAACGATATTTCACGAAACAACGACGTACGAGTATAATACGATGAAAAGTAACGCCGGTGTTCGTGGAGAAGGTCAGGAGCGTGACGACGCGATGTTTCTGGGACACGTCGCGCTTAATCTATTCAGCCCTGATTTAAATGACCTTCGATTCTGGACGGCAATGAGTTAAATTTAGGTAGCCCTTTGGGATTCTAGTTCACACTCTCGCGCCTTTTACCCCAATGGGCTCGCTTTATTCTTTATACTTCTTTAACGATTATCGAACCCTCCCATTACCCGATAAATGTCAGTTCGGACACACGACGCGAGTCGCTAGAAATTAGGGTCccaaagaaattttcgttcCGTAAATACTTGGACGAAACGATTCCAACGAGGATCGTGAAATTGTTAGTAGTATCGTGTTGCCTGGAAAGTCCGGGTCGATTTTTTCTAGCTGGACAGCTccgaatatatcggaatggttgaaaataaataacgtgtatacatcccttgaagggtggaaaagttgtggaacaaaatgatgCTTATGTTATTCgataaatgtacaataaacattcaataaatataaattaaatggtaggtttcatgtttccaaataaatgtttcgttataaatatatacacgtgcaaagtttattcatgtacatacatacatatatatgtatgtatgtacataaattaaatggtaggtttcatgtttccaaataaatgtttcattataaatatatacacgagcaaagtttattcatgtacatacatacatatatatacataaattaaatggtaggtttcatgtttccaaataaatgtttcattataaatatatacacgtgcaaagtttattcatgtacatacatatatatatataaaatatataatatatcattatcatcaaacatatatatgtttataatgaaaaattcatttggaatcGTCGAGCTTACCATtcaatttctacaaatttcttcaatagagggtaagaatatttttgaccgactgtatattaaaattcaaacgtgctttcaaatttttcccaaaaattgccacgaactttctggacgatctaacagaaaattttccaaCTTTTCACCGAAGGACGATGGCGTCCTTGTGTCCTTGGACGGTGGACGTCCGGTGTAGAAAAATCTGCACGCTCCGAAATATTAACGGTACGCGAAGATTAGATGGAAAATGTTATCCGTGGTCACGGTTAAGCAACGTCGCGTCGAGACGCGGCAAAGGAACAAGGGACTCGTCGATACTCGTTCCTCGGAGCCGGAAGTAGGTATTCATCCAATTATCGGGTCGGACGAGCTCGATACCAATTTCCATAACGTTATTTCCAAGATTAAGTCCGCGCGGATCGGTAACGTCGACGCCTGTACGGTTACCCACACATCGTCGCGGTGAACGCAGAGTTTGCGCAACCAGTTCTCAAACTTTGCGCCTCTATTTTCTTTCCAGCGCGGTTCGACTAACGAACTACTCGACCGGCGCGGGCGCACGGctcgaaattgaaacaaacgGGAGAACACGGAATTTAAACTAGGACGAAATCCGTGGAAATACGATCGCGGACATTTTCGATCCCTCGAAGGACCGTAAACGTCTCGGCTTGTGAATTGTAGCCCGCGTTCGACCCTTTTCCGGGACGctatttttaagttttcgGTGACAGATTTCGCGCGAGACTCTCGTTTTCTCGCGTAGGTAGTCACACGTACGGATGACTATTTCGGAGTTACGCGAAGTTGAAT
The sequence above is drawn from the Hylaeus volcanicus isolate JK05 chromosome 2, UHH_iyHylVolc1.0_haploid, whole genome shotgun sequence genome and encodes:
- the LOC128872119 gene encoding uncharacterized protein LOC128872119 — translated: MERKHGDNVVPTFSDVSTPMFADELRTYGMAANKKEDGAKTPGRCAIQYAALRDENGTDKLATNGCCITGASLRLRDGNRTDKPASGGCRVTGATLPTGQVCRSGDMLLYTY